A region from the Branchiostoma lanceolatum isolate klBraLanc5 chromosome 2, klBraLanc5.hap2, whole genome shotgun sequence genome encodes:
- the LOC136428204 gene encoding mesotocin receptor-like → MTEPPPDYPTTFGVFVNENASFNTTTTPDPDYNAQSRIVALVVMVTVGFLGNILVYLWMWVNRRKKSRVNQLILGLAVADLSVVTFTMLTQIIWESLDEVWLAGNVMCKVIKVLQVMGMMASSNMIVVIAFDRHQAIRSPLKETVSAPTLILAAWGTALLSSLPQAYVFSAADVDGEEGVQHCKSIFGSVPLWHRQAYITYAATVLFLIPFVIIVVTYARILKKISDKVKEGKSSRRATFNKKGKVYLQSTGTGTLSKAKIKTLKMTIVIILTFFICGTPYFIIEMWMAFGDPSKLNPDVIAVLGIFASANTATNPFVFLYFNTTQACLKGLGRADKANGYGLSAKSTRTLRKPTGRTHRAIEMTDLPIIIRTRSSMKMSSLPDNDTYTTVLFTPATSTVDLGKLK, encoded by the exons ATGACAGAGCCACCGCCCGATTACCCGACAACTTTTGGCGTCTTCGTCAATGAGAACGCCTCCTTCAACACAACCACGACCCCAGACCCAGACTACAATGCGCAATCCCGAATCGTGGCCCTGGTCGTCATGGTAACGGTCGGTTTTCTTGGCAACATCCTGGTGTACCTGTGGATGTGGGTGAACCGTCGGAAGAAGTCTCGAGTGAACCAGCTGATCCTGGGGCTGGCCGTGGCCGACCTGTCGGTGGTGACCTTCACCATGCTGACCCAGATCATCTGGGAGTCGCTGGACGAGGTGTGGCTGGCGGGGAACGTCATGTGCAAGGTCATCAAGGTCCTGCAGGTCATGGGCATGATGGCGTCCTCCAACATGATCGTGGTCATCGCTTTCGACCGACACCAGGCCATCCGGAGCCCGCTGAAGGAGACGGTGTCGGCGCCGACCCTCATCCTCGCCGCCTGGGGAACAGCCCTCCTGTCCTCCCTCCCGCAGGCGTACGTCTTCAGTGCAGCAGACGTCGATGGCGAAGAGGGCGTTCAGCACTGCAAGTCCATCTTTGGCTCCGTGCCGCTCTGGCACCGACAGGCTTACATCACGTACGCGGCCACGGTGCTCTTCCTCATCCCGTTCGTCATCATCGTGGTGACCTACGCTCGCATCCTGAAGAAGATCTCAGACAAGGTCAAGGAGGGCAAGTCGTCTAGGAGAGCCACTTTCAACAAGAAAGGGAAGGTCTACTTACag AGCACAGGAACAGGAACACTGTCCAAGGCCAAGATCAAGACCCTGAAGATGACCATAGTCATCATCCTGACGTTCTTCATCTGCGGCACTCCCTACTTCATCATCGAAATGTGGATGGCGTTCGGAGACCCGTCCAAGCTCAACCCTGACGTCATCGCCGTGCTCGGCATCTTCGCCAGCGCCAACACCGCCACCAACCCGTTCGTGTTCCTGTACTTCAACACCACTCAGGCGTGTCTGAAGGGCCTGGGGCGGGCGGACAAGGCTAACGGGTACGGCCTCTCTGCCAAGAGCACCCGGACCCTGCGGAAACCAACCGGAAGAACGCACCGCGCTATTGAGATGACTGATCTGCCCATCATCATCCGTACCCGCTCCAGTATGAAGATGTCGTCTCTGCCGGACAATGACACCTACACAACCGTGCTGTTTACCCCCGCCACAAGCACAGTAGACCTGGGTAAACTGAAGTGA